In Planctomycetaceae bacterium, the following proteins share a genomic window:
- a CDS encoding 4Fe-4S binding protein, with translation MTISMTEYFRTRKADRKKETRYINVINKDSCTSCNSCASVCPVDCIYEVVSPVPSESYHQIDTSRCIGCQMCFRSPNDSTDLYTLTICPWNAIDMLHNPNMKPDPTSVLEPYYRGGDSDLPWPKLEEYGYQLFLDGEVYLPAEEAALHAVFGFLQQPSWMYSEEDNIRIVEEETVKGEGFVRYRATEEGRALLDVIFQSYARIFMD, from the coding sequence ATGACCATTTCGATGACGGAATACTTTCGGACTCGCAAGGCAGACCGAAAGAAAGAGACGCGTTACATCAACGTGATCAACAAGGACAGCTGCACTTCCTGCAACTCATGTGCGTCGGTCTGTCCAGTGGACTGCATCTATGAAGTTGTCAGTCCGGTTCCTTCAGAGAGCTACCATCAGATCGACACCAGTCGCTGCATTGGCTGCCAGATGTGCTTCCGGTCTCCCAATGACAGTACGGATTTGTACACGCTGACGATCTGCCCCTGGAACGCGATCGACATGCTGCACAACCCCAACATGAAGCCGGATCCGACTTCTGTGCTGGAACCCTACTATCGCGGCGGCGACTCTGATCTTCCGTGGCCCAAACTGGAGGAGTATGGCTACCAGCTGTTCCTCGACGGTGAGGTGTATCTTCCTGCGGAGGAAGCGGCATTGCACGCGGTGTTCGGATTTCTTCAACAACCCTCATGGATGTACAGCGAAGAAGATAACATCCGAATTGTTGAGGAAGAGACAGTGAAGGGCGAAGGGTTCGTCCGATATCGAGCCACAGAGGAAGGCCGAGCCCTTCTGGACGTCATTTTCCAGTCGTACGCCCGCATCTTTATGGATTGA
- a CDS encoding DUF1549 and DUF1553 domain-containing protein has protein sequence MKLPNRWFHLIVAVLLSFSLASSHSVSALAGQLQPQDPDSAAVREGGHTAPDRRKALSAQATATQIDAILHDVWNQQQIVPSEIAGDEEFIRRIYLDLAGRIPAVSEVREFLNSSSENKRLQLVDHLLDNPAYVRHFTIVWRNALIPTANSQAQFRGLIPGFDAWLWQHIAENTPYDQFVREIITTEGIGSAAPAPILNSASNPSAFFAVRELKPESLATGTSRAFLGVRLDCAQCHDHPFDKWKQDQFWNLAAFYSGFQQPAADGQPAEMMVATREDKTARSIRIPSTGETVPAIFLSGVEPKWTSNDSPRNVLADWITSPDNPWFAKMAANRLWAQFMGQGIVQPIDDFSDSNPPSHPEILQLLADQLAAHEFDLRFLIRAITATRAYQTSSTQTHASQADPAMFARAPLRGLTPEQFFDSLAEAVGFYQPYRTDNPFVLDDNSARARFLDLYRDDAESPLQRETTILQALAMMNGQFISDATSIERSQTLRAVSDFPLMNDEDRLETLFLATLSRKPTEEEKSDLIQYIQNGGATKNTEQALSDIFWALLNSSEFLLNH, from the coding sequence ATGAAATTACCAAACCGCTGGTTCCACCTGATCGTGGCTGTATTGTTGTCTTTCTCCCTAGCCTCCTCCCATTCTGTTTCAGCCCTTGCTGGCCAACTTCAACCGCAGGATCCTGACTCAGCCGCTGTCAGAGAAGGCGGACACACAGCACCCGATCGGCGAAAAGCCCTGTCGGCTCAGGCGACAGCGACTCAGATCGACGCGATCCTTCACGACGTCTGGAACCAGCAGCAGATTGTTCCCTCCGAAATCGCCGGGGACGAAGAATTCATCCGACGTATTTACCTGGATCTGGCGGGCAGAATCCCTGCGGTTTCGGAAGTGCGAGAGTTTTTGAATAGCTCGTCTGAAAACAAACGGCTCCAGCTTGTCGATCATTTGCTCGACAACCCGGCCTACGTCCGCCATTTCACAATTGTCTGGCGGAACGCACTGATTCCCACAGCGAACAGTCAGGCGCAATTTCGAGGATTGATTCCGGGATTTGATGCGTGGCTTTGGCAACACATCGCAGAGAATACACCGTACGATCAGTTTGTCCGCGAGATCATTACGACTGAAGGCATCGGCTCCGCGGCCCCGGCACCCATTCTGAATTCGGCCAGCAATCCTTCCGCATTTTTTGCAGTGCGTGAATTAAAGCCGGAAAGTCTGGCAACGGGAACTTCACGCGCGTTCCTGGGAGTGCGGCTCGATTGTGCTCAATGCCACGACCATCCCTTCGACAAATGGAAGCAGGACCAATTCTGGAACCTGGCGGCCTTTTATTCGGGATTTCAGCAGCCCGCTGCCGACGGGCAACCAGCTGAAATGATGGTGGCCACCCGGGAGGACAAAACGGCTCGCTCGATCCGAATTCCGTCAACTGGCGAAACTGTTCCCGCCATTTTCCTTTCGGGCGTTGAGCCGAAATGGACATCAAACGATTCGCCACGCAATGTACTCGCGGACTGGATCACCTCGCCTGATAATCCGTGGTTCGCAAAGATGGCCGCAAATCGGTTGTGGGCGCAATTCATGGGGCAGGGGATCGTTCAGCCCATCGACGATTTCTCAGACAGTAACCCGCCATCTCATCCGGAGATTCTGCAGCTGCTGGCAGACCAGCTCGCAGCCCATGAGTTCGACCTGCGATTCCTGATTCGGGCGATCACCGCAACGCGGGCCTATCAGACATCAAGTACTCAAACACATGCCAGCCAGGCAGATCCCGCGATGTTCGCTCGCGCGCCGCTCAGGGGACTTACACCAGAACAGTTCTTTGACTCACTGGCAGAAGCCGTCGGATTCTATCAACCCTATCGTACGGACAACCCATTCGTCCTGGACGACAATTCGGCCCGCGCCCGGTTTCTGGATCTCTACCGTGACGATGCTGAAAGTCCCCTGCAGCGTGAAACCACCATTCTACAGGCGCTGGCGATGATGAATGGACAATTCATTTCGGATGCGACCAGCATCGAACGCAGCCAGACACTGCGTGCGGTCAGTGATTTCCCACTCATGAACGATGAAGACCGTCTGGAGACTTTGTTCCTGGCGACGCTCAGCCGAAAACCAACCGAGGAAGAAAAAAGCGATCTTATTCAATACATTCAGAATGGCGGCGCGACAAAGAATACGGAGCAGGCTCTTTCCGATATCTTCTGGGCTCTGCTGAACAGCAGCGAGTTCCTTCTGAATCACTAA
- a CDS encoding ABC transporter ATP-binding protein, protein MSTVSARTSVSPTTVPAISVTDLSHSFKGHQALSQVSFCVMPQTLHGFVGPNGAGKTTTLKIICTLLKPSWGEVSVFGHSVRFDAVNVRRRIGFMPDHFSMYRQMTVFEYLDFFAAAYGLALSQRDQVIHDVLTLTDMEGRKDDLISGLSRGMQQRVSLARVLVHDPDLLLLDEPASGLDPRARIELMEILRELRRMGKTIFISSHILSELAELCDSVTIIDRGQVKFSGPMDALLDNNIDQTAYNLKLAEVPENTVELIQGLPEVESVTEPEFTSGKDFIVQLKSGATANTFLASMLTLNIPIVSFSQQRKHLNQAFMDLTTRGVRT, encoded by the coding sequence ATGTCGACAGTTTCTGCAAGAACCAGCGTTTCCCCAACAACAGTGCCTGCGATCTCCGTCACGGATCTTTCACATTCGTTCAAAGGGCATCAGGCATTAAGTCAGGTATCCTTTTGCGTGATGCCGCAAACGCTGCATGGATTCGTCGGGCCAAACGGTGCGGGGAAAACGACAACGCTCAAGATCATTTGCACATTGCTGAAGCCAAGCTGGGGCGAAGTCTCCGTATTCGGTCACAGTGTGCGATTCGACGCCGTCAACGTTCGTCGGCGGATTGGATTTATGCCCGATCATTTCAGCATGTATCGACAGATGACTGTCTTCGAATATCTGGATTTCTTTGCCGCCGCCTATGGACTGGCACTCTCGCAAAGAGATCAGGTCATCCACGATGTCCTGACCCTGACGGATATGGAAGGACGCAAGGATGATCTGATTAGTGGCTTGTCGCGAGGAATGCAGCAACGAGTAAGTCTGGCCCGAGTTCTTGTTCACGATCCGGACCTGCTGCTGCTGGATGAACCCGCCAGTGGACTTGACCCTCGAGCTCGCATCGAATTAATGGAGATTCTGCGAGAACTTCGGCGAATGGGAAAGACGATCTTCATCAGTTCCCACATCCTGAGTGAGCTGGCGGAACTGTGTGACAGCGTCACGATCATCGACCGGGGACAGGTTAAGTTCAGTGGTCCAATGGATGCTTTGCTGGACAACAACATCGACCAGACGGCCTATAACCTGAAACTGGCAGAAGTGCCTGAAAACACAGTGGAACTCATTCAGGGTTTACCAGAGGTGGAATCTGTCACCGAACCCGAATTCACAAGTGGCAAAGACTTCATCGTGCAGCTGAAATCCGGGGCAACGGCAAATACGTTTCTCGCATCAATGCTGACTCTCAATATCCCAATCGTATCGTTCAGTCAGCAAAGAAAGCATCTGAATCAGGCGTTCATGGACCTGACGACCCGAGGCGTGCGAACCTGA
- a CDS encoding MoxR family ATPase has translation MTESTTALSPEQLQAEAKQFREEFERVRDAVGQVIVGQQRVVEITLTALFCGGNVLLEGVPGLGKTELVKALSGVLNLDFRRIQFTPDLMPADVIGTNMMTTDENGSYRFEFRKGPIFTQLLLADEINRATPKTQSALLETMQEGTVTTGGTTYRLEPPFFVLATQNPIEQEGTFPLPEAQLDRFMYKVVVPFLNREELNEVVSRTILKKKVQVEAILDGPRILHLRTVLDRVVVSDPMRDYACRMVLATHPDTPFCTEQVKRFLRWGASPRAAQALIRGARVRALSQGRAHVAFEDIRYFAPEVLQHRALLNYDGQAEGISVRDVIEECITKLPTEAK, from the coding sequence ATGACCGAATCCACAACTGCGCTTTCGCCCGAACAACTACAGGCCGAAGCGAAACAGTTTCGTGAAGAGTTCGAACGCGTCCGGGATGCCGTTGGTCAGGTGATCGTGGGCCAGCAACGCGTGGTCGAAATTACGCTGACTGCCCTGTTCTGCGGGGGCAACGTTCTGCTCGAAGGTGTTCCGGGCCTTGGTAAGACAGAACTGGTGAAGGCGCTGTCTGGTGTCCTGAATCTGGACTTTCGACGAATTCAGTTCACGCCCGACCTGATGCCAGCCGACGTCATCGGGACAAACATGATGACAACAGACGAAAACGGCTCGTACCGCTTCGAATTCCGCAAGGGGCCAATCTTTACTCAACTGCTGCTGGCGGACGAAATCAATCGAGCCACTCCCAAGACACAATCCGCACTGCTCGAAACCATGCAGGAAGGCACAGTGACAACAGGCGGAACAACATATCGGCTGGAGCCTCCCTTCTTCGTACTGGCGACACAGAATCCCATTGAACAGGAAGGAACGTTTCCACTGCCTGAAGCGCAGCTGGACCGTTTCATGTACAAGGTGGTTGTGCCATTCCTGAATCGGGAGGAACTGAATGAAGTCGTCAGTCGCACCATTCTGAAAAAGAAGGTTCAGGTGGAGGCGATTCTTGATGGTCCCCGGATCCTTCATCTGCGAACGGTCCTTGACAGGGTCGTGGTGAGCGATCCTATGCGTGATTACGCCTGCCGAATGGTCCTGGCGACACACCCGGACACCCCATTCTGCACCGAGCAGGTGAAACGATTTCTGCGATGGGGCGCAAGCCCGCGTGCTGCACAGGCATTGATTCGTGGCGCGAGGGTGCGAGCGCTCAGTCAGGGGCGCGCTCATGTGGCATTCGAAGATATCCGTTATTTCGCACCGGAAGTACTTCAACACCGCGCTCTGCTGAATTACGACGGACAGGCCGAAGGGATTTCCGTACGTGACGTCATTGAAGAATGCATCACAAAACTACCGACTGAGGCAAAATGA
- a CDS encoding ABC transporter ATP-binding protein, which produces MTNSADITSAATRDSSDKTESAAPSAATTSKPLAVCIRDLRVNYGKFEAVKGISLDIPQGEVFGFIGPNGAGKSSTIRVLATLQPRFRGMAMVCGLDVLSNPQRVREVMGYMPDFFGVYEDLTALEYLHFFAAAYKLPVSKRRGVIDDVLALTDLTHKADSPVDGLSRGMKQRLALARVLLHDPQVLLLDEPTSGLDPRARIEVRELLKALRGMGKTILISSHILEELSQLCTRIGIIETGLLVAEGSLSDIYRQLQLKRVIHIRSENASEELLARVREIHGVDSVEQQVDRWAIRLHEDQTSVGDLHQALVESGARLVMFQPEAMDMETAFMKLTEGKTA; this is translated from the coding sequence ATGACTAATTCTGCAGACATCACTTCCGCAGCCACCAGAGATTCTTCTGACAAAACAGAGAGTGCAGCTCCATCGGCTGCAACAACATCGAAGCCACTTGCCGTCTGTATTCGCGATCTCCGCGTGAACTACGGCAAGTTCGAAGCGGTCAAAGGCATTTCGCTTGATATTCCGCAGGGGGAAGTCTTTGGATTTATTGGTCCGAACGGCGCAGGCAAATCGTCTACCATTCGCGTACTGGCGACGCTGCAGCCTAGATTCCGGGGCATGGCAATGGTCTGTGGTCTGGACGTGCTGAGCAATCCTCAGCGCGTTCGCGAAGTCATGGGCTACATGCCGGACTTCTTTGGTGTGTATGAAGACCTGACGGCACTCGAGTATCTGCATTTTTTTGCAGCGGCCTACAAACTCCCGGTCTCGAAACGCCGTGGTGTGATTGACGACGTTCTCGCGCTGACGGATCTGACACATAAAGCCGACTCCCCCGTCGACGGACTCTCACGTGGCATGAAACAACGTCTCGCCCTGGCTCGCGTTCTGCTGCATGATCCGCAGGTATTGTTACTGGACGAACCCACCAGCGGACTTGACCCCCGCGCTCGTATCGAAGTTCGCGAACTGCTGAAGGCACTTCGAGGAATGGGGAAAACGATCCTGATCAGCAGCCATATTCTTGAAGAACTAAGTCAGCTGTGCACTCGGATTGGAATTATCGAAACGGGTTTGCTGGTCGCTGAAGGTTCACTGTCAGATATCTACCGACAGCTGCAACTGAAGCGCGTGATCCATATTCGAAGTGAGAACGCTTCAGAGGAACTGCTGGCTCGAGTGCGGGAAATCCATGGCGTCGATTCTGTCGAACAGCAGGTCGACCGCTGGGCGATTCGACTCCATGAAGATCAGACGTCAGTAGGCGACCTTCATCAGGCGCTCGTCGAAAGCGGAGCAAGACTGGTCATGTTTCAGCCGGAAGCCATGGATATGGAGACCGCATTCATGAAGCTGACGGAAGGAAAGACTGCATGA
- a CDS encoding BatA and WFA domain-containing protein, with translation MSWPGFSNLFGAWFFLAMIPLIILYFLKLKRPRVEISSLALWQSVINDQRVNSPFQKFRRNILLLLQLLLLAMLILALMQPFLQSGAENAEYLPILVDCSASMGAVDQSDDKSRLALVKEQIQELIDNLHGDQKIALFSFASTGRRLTEFTNDRRVLIRALESLSPTDMPGRLDDVLRMAAAYTRTFDIENVIVMTDGNLPPKVDFELPFSLEIRRLETGGPNMGITEMSARRTATDEWEVFVRVAGSTKDLRGGELQLFENGEKSAAEIVEVAADESQRLVFPVSSDQMRLLEARLVPAGFDSMKNDNSVWLTLPAVRPLKAWTSPGLYSWQHALRVLPQVEVESTGEKPPAPEYDLIVSDTEDVGDAAAPVQVFVGVIPGDLQSLVTVEEQVATVVDWNRTAPLLRHVQLGDVQIGEQPAYGQDVTTKDLEERGYEVLIDGNEGPLLIQRREGLKTSFWFLFHTDRSTLPYRLGFPIMAANAVETALKQASLSEVSAAATGVLPAISVDASREYKVKGPEGDEVVLQSSGSGLLSGASAAQVGRYDVFDGNDLVTSIGTGLLNPLETSLDSSAEIQFSEMKVETEADAVLESDRPLWWILALAAFFIMLLEWWYYQRGRGAVA, from the coding sequence ATGAGCTGGCCTGGTTTTAGCAACCTGTTTGGAGCGTGGTTTTTTCTGGCGATGATCCCGCTGATCATCCTGTATTTCCTGAAACTTAAACGGCCCCGCGTGGAGATTTCTTCGCTCGCACTGTGGCAGTCTGTGATCAACGATCAACGCGTTAATTCACCCTTCCAGAAATTCCGGCGTAACATTTTGTTACTTCTACAACTGCTGTTGCTGGCCATGCTGATTCTGGCATTGATGCAGCCCTTCCTGCAGTCCGGGGCAGAGAATGCAGAATACCTTCCCATCCTGGTAGATTGCTCCGCCAGCATGGGGGCAGTCGACCAGTCCGATGACAAAAGCCGGCTGGCCCTGGTGAAAGAACAAATTCAGGAATTGATCGACAACCTGCATGGCGATCAGAAAATTGCCCTGTTCTCATTTGCGTCCACAGGAAGACGGCTCACGGAATTCACCAATGATCGCCGCGTTCTCATTCGCGCGCTGGAATCTCTTTCTCCAACCGATATGCCGGGGCGGCTGGATGATGTTCTTCGTATGGCGGCCGCATACACTCGGACGTTCGACATAGAGAATGTGATTGTGATGACGGACGGCAACCTTCCTCCGAAAGTCGACTTCGAACTTCCATTTTCACTTGAGATTCGGCGTCTGGAAACCGGCGGCCCTAACATGGGCATCACCGAAATGAGTGCTCGGCGAACGGCAACCGACGAATGGGAAGTGTTCGTGCGAGTCGCCGGATCCACGAAAGACCTCCGCGGCGGAGAATTGCAGCTGTTTGAAAACGGCGAAAAATCAGCAGCGGAAATCGTCGAAGTAGCAGCCGATGAATCACAGCGTCTTGTGTTTCCGGTCTCTTCCGATCAAATGCGGCTGTTGGAAGCCAGACTGGTTCCGGCTGGCTTCGATTCCATGAAGAATGACAATTCTGTCTGGTTGACGTTGCCGGCCGTCCGCCCGCTGAAGGCATGGACGTCCCCGGGGCTTTATTCCTGGCAACATGCTCTGCGGGTCCTGCCGCAGGTTGAAGTTGAATCAACCGGTGAGAAACCTCCAGCGCCAGAATATGATCTCATCGTCAGTGATACGGAAGACGTGGGCGATGCTGCTGCGCCGGTGCAGGTGTTTGTTGGTGTCATTCCAGGAGATCTCCAGTCACTTGTGACCGTTGAGGAACAGGTCGCGACCGTTGTGGACTGGAATCGTACGGCGCCGCTGCTTCGGCATGTCCAGCTGGGGGACGTGCAGATCGGCGAGCAGCCAGCCTACGGCCAGGATGTGACGACAAAGGACCTCGAAGAAAGAGGGTACGAAGTGCTGATCGATGGCAATGAAGGCCCGTTACTGATTCAGCGACGTGAAGGATTAAAGACGTCATTCTGGTTCCTGTTTCATACAGACCGTTCTACGCTTCCGTATCGTCTCGGATTCCCGATCATGGCAGCCAACGCGGTGGAGACAGCATTGAAACAGGCTTCGCTGTCGGAAGTCAGTGCAGCGGCAACCGGAGTTCTGCCGGCGATAAGCGTTGACGCGTCCCGTGAATACAAAGTGAAAGGGCCTGAAGGGGATGAGGTCGTTTTGCAATCCTCCGGCAGCGGATTGTTATCGGGAGCATCCGCTGCACAAGTTGGTCGATACGATGTTTTCGATGGCAACGACTTGGTCACCTCAATTGGCACCGGATTGCTGAATCCACTGGAAACTTCCCTGGATTCTTCGGCCGAAATTCAGTTCAGCGAAATGAAGGTCGAAACCGAGGCTGATGCAGTACTCGAGAGTGACCGGCCTCTGTGGTGGATTCTGGCTCTGGCGGCGTTTTTCATCATGCTGCTGGAATGGTGGTACTACCAGCGCGGCAGAGGGGCGGTGGCATGA
- a CDS encoding DUF58 domain-containing protein produces MSTSQLTSLFDNSILNQIERMRLLPRRRLTNRSRGEHLSGKGGSSTDFADYRDYVAGDDLRYVDWNIFARLNRPYIKQFQHEEELHVVLLVDASTSMLFEDKLARAKQLAAAFGVMALQSVEKVSAYAIHQQDGQPWRLPGGTGRAKIRPMLQFIEQVEGGGAVPIESAIETMLRFHRGRGIAIIISDFLTLGDLTRPLNLLYSSGLEVWGLQVLAPSEIQPDVQGDLRFVDSETGETLDITNAAELLNVYHDQRLWLQETLDTMCRRRNGRFTSIDSVTPLNTVLMDQLCRLGWVRR; encoded by the coding sequence GTGTCAACGTCCCAACTTACTTCTCTGTTCGACAATTCAATTCTGAATCAGATCGAACGCATGCGTCTGCTGCCTCGCCGACGGTTGACCAACCGAAGTCGTGGTGAGCACCTCTCGGGAAAGGGTGGCAGCAGTACAGACTTCGCCGACTACCGCGACTACGTGGCAGGAGACGACCTGCGTTACGTCGACTGGAATATCTTCGCGCGACTCAACCGGCCATACATTAAGCAATTCCAGCACGAAGAAGAGCTGCACGTTGTCCTTCTGGTTGACGCATCGACCAGCATGTTGTTTGAGGATAAACTGGCGCGAGCGAAACAACTGGCAGCAGCTTTCGGTGTGATGGCCTTACAAAGTGTTGAAAAAGTCAGTGCCTACGCCATCCACCAGCAGGATGGCCAGCCCTGGCGGCTTCCCGGCGGCACCGGACGTGCCAAAATCCGACCGATGCTTCAATTCATTGAGCAGGTCGAAGGTGGCGGGGCCGTCCCTATTGAATCCGCAATCGAGACGATGCTGCGTTTTCATCGAGGGCGTGGTATCGCCATCATTATCAGCGACTTCCTGACGCTGGGCGACCTGACGCGGCCGCTGAATCTACTGTACAGCAGCGGCCTTGAAGTTTGGGGGTTACAGGTTCTCGCGCCGTCGGAAATCCAACCCGATGTTCAGGGCGACCTGCGTTTCGTAGACAGCGAAACAGGAGAAACTCTGGATATCACAAACGCGGCGGAATTGTTGAATGTTTATCACGACCAGCGACTTTGGCTGCAGGAAACGCTGGACACGATGTGTCGACGACGAAATGGGAGATTCACGTCGATCGATTCCGTCACACCTCTGAACACCGTGCTGATGGATCAGCTTTGTCGACTGGGGTGGGTGCGAAGATGA